The following nucleotide sequence is from Cellvibrio sp. PSBB006.
CCGGAAGTGCAGGAAGCTAAGGTGTTATTGGCTCACGTCTATGAGCAAGAGGGTGCTCCGCGCAAGGCGCTTAAACGTAATCTCATCGCCGAAAAAGAATTTCATGAGGGTGTTGAAATGATTGCGGAAGCGCGCCGGGTTATTGAAAAGCAGGACGTGCCGCGCGAATTTATCAAAAATCTGGATGCCATGATGGACGACAGTGATTGGTATAGCACGCGTCCATCCGTTGACTACCAGAAGCTCACGCCCTTTCTGATTGACCTGATGGCCAGCCATCCGTTTCACGAGACCCTGCGTGAGCTGGCAGATCTTTACGCGATTGAAGAAAACCTTAAGTACTGGTCAATTCAGGCGAATGAGCATTTGTTGATTCTCGACAACGCCAATAAAAAGAAAAACTTTGACGATTCGGTGTTACAGCTGGTTAAGACGAGTGCTGAATTAAACGAACAATTTTCTGACCAGAATACTGAATTACGCTTGCATTCATTGGCGCTTAATGAAGAAGACCAGGATCGCCTCAAGGCGTTAATCGAAACCACTGAGCGTGAATTGAAATTGCTGGATGGCAAGGTGGCCAAGTTCAGGGATTACAAAAGACCTTACGAACAACCGGCTTACTACAAAAAAATGGTTGCCGAAAAGCACCGCGAAATTGAGCGGCAACTGGCAGAAACAGAAAAGTTTGTTCAAAGCTTTGAAACCATCATGCGCGGTCTCGTCAAGGTGGAGCTGGATAAACATGAAGAACGTATGCGCTATTACGCCGCGCAATCCAAACTGGCGAAAGCCCGTTTGTACGATATGACACTGCTGTCGCTTGAAAAAGCTAAATCCACAGTACAAGACGATGTTGGTGCTGATGCACAGGGGGATGAATAATGAAGACGATGAAAGCCTGGATACCTTTAGTAGGGGTGCTGGTTCTATCGCTCGGTTGTGCTTCCAATAAAAGCAACACCTTGGGCGCTCTGAAATATACTCCCAAAGAAAAAGAAGAGGAGATTGAATTCCAGAAGCTCAATCACCAGGAGGTCAGGGCGGAATACAAGGAACTGCTGGACTTATTTGAGGATAAACAACTCAAAGAGCAGATTGAGCGTCGTATTGCCGATGTCTACATGATGGAAGGCGTCTACGATCAAAATCAGCAGGCACAGCGTCAAAGCTATTATGTGGACGCGATTAAAGCCTACCGCAATATCCTCGATAAATATCCGGATTCACCTGATAACGCTGAAGTGCTTTATCAATTGGCAAAAGCCTACGACATGGAGGGTGATCAGGAAGAAGCGCTGAAGATGCTGACCCAGCTGACTACGCGTCATCCTACTTATCCCAATCTCGCCGAAGCCTATTTTCGCAAGGGCGATATCCACTTCAACAATCAGGATTATCGGCGCGCCGAGCAGTCTTACCACGCAGTGACCCAGCTGGATAAAAGTAAGCTGGCAATCAATGCCCATTACATGTTGGGCTGGGCCTACTACAAGCAAACCGAGTACAACAAAAGTATTGATGCGTTCACGTATGTGCTCGATCAGTTGCTGATTAACCAATCTTCCATCGAGAATTTGGGTAAAGCTGAAAAGCCGTTGGTAAAAGATACCCTGCATTCCATGACCCTGGCGCTCGACAGAATCGGTGGAGCGGAGACCATTGCTTCATTGGAGGCGATTGCCACCAAAAGTTATGTGTGGATGATCTACGAAGATATCGGCGAGCATTATCTGGAAAAAGAGCTTTATGAAGATTCTGCTACAGCCTTCAGATTATTTGTTAACAATCATCGCCATTCAGTTCAGGCGCCGATGCTGCATGAAAAACTGATTAATACCTATATTAAAGGCGGTTTCCCACGTAAGGCGCTGGATGAGAAAGAAGCCTACGTCAATGCCTATGGCTTGCATTCGGATTATCAGGGTAATCGTGGTGGTATGCCGGCTAACGTAAGTCAATCGATCAAGGTTTATCTTGATGAGCTTGCGCGTCATTACTACAACGAAGGTCAGGATTATCAGGAGCTGGTTGCTGAGCTTGCCGAGAAAAAGAACCGCGACGACAAAGAGATTGCTGAGAAATCCATAATGTCCATTGCGTCGTTTGATCGTGCTGCGGATTTCTATCAGCAATACGTGGCGACTTTCCCTGATGATGCGCGCATTGATGAGATTTATTTCCTCAAGGCTGAAGCTTTATTCCTCGCCAAGCGTTATGCAGAAGCCGTGGCAGACTACGAGCGCGTGGCTTATCGTCCAAAAGGAAAAAGTGCTGAAAAACACGCAGCCAATGCCGGTTATGCAGCGATTATTTCTTACCAAAAGCACATTGAAACCCTGCCGGCAGACAGCCAGGATGTGAAGAAATGGCAGGCACAAGCGGTAGAAAGCAGTTTGCAATTCGCCAAGACCTTTCACACCGACAGCCGTTCCCCCATGGTGCTGACCAACGCGGCGGAATACCTGTTTAGTCTCGATCAATACCAGCGTGCGCTGGAAGTCTCTGGCGGTCTGATTGCAAACAATCCACAACTGGACAGAACCCTCAAGAAAACCGCCTACGGCATTATGGCGCACTCGCATTTCAAGCTGGGTGATTATCAAAATGCGGAAAACAATTACCTGAATCAGCGTGAGTTGGTTGACCGCACCAGTGATGAATATACCCAGATTTCCGAGCGTCTGGCGGCGGCTATTTATAAAAAGTCTGAAGGTATTGTGGACAGCGGAGAAAAAGAAGCCGCTATCGGGCAATTGCTGAAGATTAAAACCCTGACTCCTGATTCCACCATCCGCGTTACTGCCCAGTTTGACGCGGCCAGTATGCTGCTGGAACTGGAGCAATGGGATCGCGCGATTACAGAATTGAAAGAACTGGCTGCACTTTATCCTGAGCATGAGTTGGCGGTAGAGTTTCCGCGTAAGCTGGCATTCGCTTATGAGAAGAATGAAAACTGGGCGCTGGCCGCTGAAAGTTACCTCGGACTGAGTGAAAAAGATCCCGATGCAGAAGTTCGCCGGGAAGCCTTGTTCCTGGCGGCAACAATGTTTGAGAAAAACAAGAACTACGCCACATCAATCGAACATTTTAAGAGCTACGATGCTACTTACGAAAAACCCTTTACTTCCCGAATGGAAGCGCGCTACCACCTGGCGACCCAGTACGAGAAGTTGGGCGATACAGAAAAGCAATTATTTTGGTTAAAGCGTTTAATCGAGGGCGACCAGAAAGCCGGCCCTCAACGCACGGATCGCAGCCGATGGCTTGGGGCGTGGGCAAACATTAAGTACGGGGATTACTACGCGGCTGAATTTTCATCGCACAAGCTTTATCTACCTTTGGTGAAAAGCTTACCCGCTAAAAACAAGTCTCTGGAAAGTGCTGTAAAACAATATCAGTCGTCAGCTGATTACGGCATTCTGGAATTTGTCACCATGTCCAGCTTCAAGATTGCGAACTTATATCAGCAGTTTGCTATGGAGTTACGGGCGTCACCCAAACCGGCCGGGTTATCGCCGGATGAGCAAACTATCTACGCAGAAATTATTGAAGAGCAGGCGTTGCCATTTGATGGTCTGGCCATTGAGCTGCATCAGGCCAATATTGATCGCGCATGGGAAGGCAAGTTTAACGAGTGGATCGACCGGAGTTTTGCCGAGATGATGAAACTGAATCCGGCAAGATATAACAAGACGGAAATTATGGTGAGTTACGGCGATGAAATACGTTAAGGTTATTGCATGCACATTACTGGCGGGCGGGTTGCTGATCAGTGTAGGTTGTGCCACAACCTCTGGATCAAAAGTCAATCTCGTGGTGGACGAAAACCAGGAGGCTACCCTGGTGTCGACTCTGGAATATCTGCCCGTTCCCGAGACAGATGAAGCAGGGGCATATCTGCCTTATGAGCCGAAGGAAAACCCTTATCTTGCCCAGCGGGGCAAGATAAAGCAGGAATCGATTGTTAAATACATCGATGCCAAGCGGGCGTTGAAGCAAAAAAATTATCGTCATGCAGAGCAGCTTTTCAAAACCCTGACGGAGGAAGACAAAAGCCTATCTGGCCCATGGATCGGATTGGGTGATGTGGCGCTTGAGCAAAAACAATATGATCAGGCGATAACGCATTACGCTAAAGCGATAGAGCTTAACAGTAAGAATGTGAATGCTTATATGCGGCTGGCAAAAGCACAGCGTATGCAAGGCAACTTTCTCCATGCACAGAATACCTATGCCAAATCCCTTGCCCTGTGGCCGGATTTTCCCGAAGCGCATCTGAATCTCGCTGTGCTCTACGACATTTATCTCAACCACCCACTGCGCGCACAAAAGCATATGGAGGCTTACCAATTTCTCACCCAAGGTGAGAATAAGGATGTCGCCAAGTGGTTGGCAGAGATCCAGCAACGCACCGGTGTTCCCATCAGCCTGGTAGTAGAGAAGCAAAAAGCTGAATCCAAGCCTTTATCGTGAAATGAATAACCCTATGAAAAACGTATTGATTGTCGCCGTATTGTTGTCTGTGGTTCCGACCGTTTGGGCGGAGGAAGCCTCCGAAAATGCCGATCCGACGATTTTGTTGGAATCTACATTTATTGGAGACAAAGAGCAGCCAGCGATCAGTTATTTTATTCCGTGGAAAGGAAATACCACGCCGGATAAATTGCAGTGGAATATGGAGCGCAAGCATGACCAGACACTGCAGGTTGTCGACCGGGATGTTTTGCTTAACTCGATGAATATTTACAACGAAATGAATCTGGAAAGCGCCGGTTCAGCAGATTAATTGTTAACAGAGAGAAGATATCATGAACGATTTATACAATATGGTAACCAGCTTCCTTCAGGACGGTGGATTTTTTATGTATCCAATCGCTCTGGTATTAGCGCTTGGATTGGCAATTAGTCTGGAGCGTTGGGTTTATCTGACGCGCGAGCGCATCCGCAATATCAAAGCGTTCGAAAATTTCCTGCCGTTGTTGCGCACAACAGACATGGAAAAAATGCAGATGTATTCACGTGAAAGCCAGGCACCGGTTACCCGCATCATTGCCTGTGGTCTGGATATGATGAAAGTATCCAAGCAACGCGCCGATATCGAGAACTCCATGAACGAAGGTATGCTGGAAACCATGCCGCGCCTGGAGAAGCGTGTGGGTTATCTCGCTGTGCTGGCAAACGTTGCCACACTGTTAGGTCTTTTGGGAACTATTATCGGTTTGATCAGCGCCTTTACTGCCGTTGCCAATGCAAACCCTGCTGAAAAATCACAATTGCTGTCCATGTCGATCTCTGTGGCGATGAACACCACCGCGTTCGGTTTGATTGCGGCAATTCCACTGTTGGTGTTGCATGCTGTGCTGCAAAACAAAGTTGCAGCTATTGTGACCAGTATCCAGATGTCGGCGGTGAAATTCCTCAACATCATGACACTGCACCGTTTGATTGAAGCCGGCGCACCGCGCCCGCAGGAAACTCTGGTTACTTCGGTACCGGTTGCTTCGGCACAGGCTGCTCCCGCACAACAAGCGCCGGCTGATGATGTGTTGCCCGCTGGTGCGGTATTAAGTCAGGCCTGATGCCATGAACCTTAAATTTCAATACAAGGGCACCGATGAGGCAGAACTTGAGATCACCTCGTTCATGAGTTTGATGATCGTGTTGGTGCCAGTATTGCTGCTCAGCATGACGTTTACGCAAATCACGGTGCTGGATGTCAAACTACCGGAATTGACCGGCGGTCCAGCGGTGAGCCAGACAGAGCAATCGCAATTGGAAATCCGTATTGCTGAAGATGGCTTCAAGGTTTTCTATCCGGAGAATGTGCTGGTCAAGGAAATCCCTCTTGAAGAAACCGAAGAGGGCAATGCCTATGATTATGTGCAGCTCTCACAGGTGATGCAGGAAGTAAAACGGCAACTGCCTGAAAAGCGCGATGTGTTGGTCTTGTCTGACCCAAACGTTGATTATCAGAACCTGGTGTTTACCATGGACGCCGTTAAGTCTTACAAGACTGTTGTGGCGACAAGCGTGGTGGAAATTGAACTTTTCCCGGAGATTTCTCTGGGGGATGCCATTAAAAAATGATGTGAGTTGATGACAAAATGATTGGATCAACTATTTTTTACACCAAGCCCAAGACATCAATTGTGCCCAAGCTGAATCTTGTGGCGTTGATGGACATCTTTACGATTCTGGTGTTCTTTTTGCTCCTCAATTCAGGTGAAAGCCAGAAAATTGAGAATGCTAAATTTATTGAGCTGCCGGACTCCATTTCGGGTGTGACGCCGCACAATGAATTATTCATCATGATCGATGAGGATAAAATCTGGATCGGCGATCAAGCCGTTGCCGATG
It contains:
- a CDS encoding tetratricopeptide repeat protein yields the protein MKTMKAWIPLVGVLVLSLGCASNKSNTLGALKYTPKEKEEEIEFQKLNHQEVRAEYKELLDLFEDKQLKEQIERRIADVYMMEGVYDQNQQAQRQSYYVDAIKAYRNILDKYPDSPDNAEVLYQLAKAYDMEGDQEEALKMLTQLTTRHPTYPNLAEAYFRKGDIHFNNQDYRRAEQSYHAVTQLDKSKLAINAHYMLGWAYYKQTEYNKSIDAFTYVLDQLLINQSSIENLGKAEKPLVKDTLHSMTLALDRIGGAETIASLEAIATKSYVWMIYEDIGEHYLEKELYEDSATAFRLFVNNHRHSVQAPMLHEKLINTYIKGGFPRKALDEKEAYVNAYGLHSDYQGNRGGMPANVSQSIKVYLDELARHYYNEGQDYQELVAELAEKKNRDDKEIAEKSIMSIASFDRAADFYQQYVATFPDDARIDEIYFLKAEALFLAKRYAEAVADYERVAYRPKGKSAEKHAANAGYAAIISYQKHIETLPADSQDVKKWQAQAVESSLQFAKTFHTDSRSPMVLTNAAEYLFSLDQYQRALEVSGGLIANNPQLDRTLKKTAYGIMAHSHFKLGDYQNAENNYLNQRELVDRTSDEYTQISERLAAAIYKKSEGIVDSGEKEAAIGQLLKIKTLTPDSTIRVTAQFDAASMLLELEQWDRAITELKELAALYPEHELAVEFPRKLAFAYEKNENWALAAESYLGLSEKDPDAEVRREALFLAATMFEKNKNYATSIEHFKSYDATYEKPFTSRMEARYHLATQYEKLGDTEKQLFWLKRLIEGDQKAGPQRTDRSRWLGAWANIKYGDYYAAEFSSHKLYLPLVKSLPAKNKSLESAVKQYQSSADYGILEFVTMSSFKIANLYQQFAMELRASPKPAGLSPDEQTIYAEIIEEQALPFDGLAIELHQANIDRAWEGKFNEWIDRSFAEMMKLNPARYNKTEIMVSYGDEIR
- a CDS encoding tetratricopeptide repeat protein, whose product is MKYVKVIACTLLAGGLLISVGCATTSGSKVNLVVDENQEATLVSTLEYLPVPETDEAGAYLPYEPKENPYLAQRGKIKQESIVKYIDAKRALKQKNYRHAEQLFKTLTEEDKSLSGPWIGLGDVALEQKQYDQAITHYAKAIELNSKNVNAYMRLAKAQRMQGNFLHAQNTYAKSLALWPDFPEAHLNLAVLYDIYLNHPLRAQKHMEAYQFLTQGENKDVAKWLAEIQQRTGVPISLVVEKQKAESKPLS
- a CDS encoding MotA/TolQ/ExbB proton channel family protein; this encodes MNDLYNMVTSFLQDGGFFMYPIALVLALGLAISLERWVYLTRERIRNIKAFENFLPLLRTTDMEKMQMYSRESQAPVTRIIACGLDMMKVSKQRADIENSMNEGMLETMPRLEKRVGYLAVLANVATLLGLLGTIIGLISAFTAVANANPAEKSQLLSMSISVAMNTTAFGLIAAIPLLVLHAVLQNKVAAIVTSIQMSAVKFLNIMTLHRLIEAGAPRPQETLVTSVPVASAQAAPAQQAPADDVLPAGAVLSQA
- a CDS encoding biopolymer transporter ExbD, yielding MNLKFQYKGTDEAELEITSFMSLMIVLVPVLLLSMTFTQITVLDVKLPELTGGPAVSQTEQSQLEIRIAEDGFKVFYPENVLVKEIPLEETEEGNAYDYVQLSQVMQEVKRQLPEKRDVLVLSDPNVDYQNLVFTMDAVKSYKTVVATSVVEIELFPEISLGDAIKK